Proteins from one Microbacterium sp. Root553 genomic window:
- a CDS encoding ATP-dependent 6-phosphofructokinase yields MKIGILTSGGDCPGLNAVIRGIVLKGTTTYDLEFVGIRDGWRGVVDGDFFPLTRHEVKGLSKVGGTILGTSRTNPYEGERGGAENIAKTLYGHKIDGIIAIGGEGTLAAADRLAKDGINVIGVPKTIDNDLRATDYSFGFDTAVNIATDAMDRLRTTGDSHQRCMVAEVMGRHVGWIALHAGMAAGAHAICIPEVPMSIDDICDLVSSAHDRGRAPLVVVSEGFKLLGMDEAFSDKGLDAFNRPRLGGIGDQLAPAIERITGIETRATILGHIQRGGSPSAFDRVLATRLGLHAADAIVEGSWGQMVAMQGTDIVRVPFAEALGELNTVPRSRYDEAAALFG; encoded by the coding sequence ATGAAGATCGGCATTCTGACGAGCGGCGGCGACTGCCCCGGACTCAACGCGGTCATCCGCGGCATCGTGCTCAAGGGCACCACCACGTACGATCTCGAGTTCGTCGGCATCCGCGACGGATGGCGCGGAGTCGTCGACGGCGACTTCTTCCCGCTCACCCGTCACGAGGTCAAGGGACTCTCGAAGGTCGGCGGCACGATCCTCGGCACGAGCCGGACGAACCCGTACGAGGGGGAGCGCGGCGGAGCGGAGAACATCGCCAAGACCCTGTACGGCCACAAGATCGACGGAATCATCGCGATCGGCGGCGAGGGGACCCTGGCCGCGGCCGACCGTCTCGCGAAAGACGGCATCAACGTCATCGGCGTGCCCAAGACGATCGACAACGACCTGCGGGCGACCGACTACTCCTTCGGCTTCGACACCGCGGTGAACATCGCCACGGACGCCATGGATCGACTGCGCACCACGGGCGACTCCCACCAGCGCTGCATGGTCGCCGAAGTCATGGGACGTCACGTCGGATGGATCGCGCTGCACGCCGGCATGGCTGCGGGCGCCCACGCGATCTGCATCCCCGAGGTCCCGATGTCGATCGACGACATCTGCGATCTCGTCTCGAGCGCCCATGATCGCGGTCGCGCCCCGCTGGTCGTGGTGTCCGAGGGCTTCAAGCTGCTCGGCATGGACGAGGCCTTCAGCGACAAGGGCCTGGATGCCTTCAACCGCCCGCGTCTCGGCGGCATCGGCGATCAGCTCGCCCCGGCCATCGAGCGGATCACCGGCATCGAGACGCGTGCGACGATCCTCGGCCACATCCAGCGCGGCGGCTCCCCGTCGGCATTCGACCGCGTGCTCGCCACGCGCCTCGGTCTGCACGCCGCAGACGCGATCGTCGAGGGCTCCTGGGGACAGATGGTCGCCATGCAGGGCACCGACATCGTGCGGGTCCCGTTCGCCGAGGCGCTGGGCGAGCTCAACACGGTTCCGCGCAGCCGGTACGACGAGGCCGCGGCGCTCTTCGGCTGA
- a CDS encoding DEAD/DEAH box helicase: MPTTATAASRRKKTSRRDDEAPLIPILARKVREIEAKSQRGKLGPTNRVKFQVIAFLVREERARVKADTEIVDSARAELLKRLDGVATILAKTAARDTSLIQLLEADQATSPVAKRMRRDWLLESGAELAPEELIIADVAPVQTPVVSAAIAERQVTPPSVEARQLANPFLVPDLTPRAATTPRRRLDGWELMGPLYKSFETGAGGGAASMDLPPAPEYDHLSPKGLEIMVHQSRFLEAVREGHRSFLLADEPGLGKTAQSVLAASVAGAYPLLVVVPNVVKMNWAREVERWTPQRRATVIQGDGADIDAFADIFIVNYEILDRHMSWLASIGLRGMVVDEAHFIKNLSSQRSQNVLSLANRVRERTPGGKPLMLALTGTPLINDVEDFDAIWRFLGWTTGEKPGPELMEKLDATGFTPADKAFYPEAREAVISMGIVRRKKKDVAADLPDKLIADLPVQLDDEFGRSIRQAERELGERLAARYRRILEARGDRGLAPGEIDDDIVRLVSQNELEESKAAGTGGDNVFTMVRRIGQAKAHLAADYAAQLQRSVGKVVFFAKHIDVMDQAEAHFASVGIRAVSIRGDQTTTTRQQAIDDFNGDPGVGIAVCSLTAAGVGLNLQAASNVVLAELSWTAAEQTQAIDRVHRIGQDEPVTAWRIIAAHTIDAKIAELIDQKQGLAARALDGEAMDQAAAEPVQLGALMHLLRETLATS, from the coding sequence ATGCCGACCACGGCAACCGCCGCATCGCGGCGCAAGAAGACGTCTCGTCGCGATGACGAGGCACCACTCATCCCGATCCTCGCGCGCAAGGTGCGCGAGATCGAGGCGAAGTCCCAGCGCGGAAAGCTCGGCCCGACCAATCGGGTCAAGTTCCAGGTGATCGCCTTCCTGGTGCGCGAGGAGCGCGCCAGGGTGAAGGCGGACACCGAGATCGTCGATTCCGCCAGGGCGGAGCTGCTCAAGCGGCTCGACGGCGTGGCGACGATCCTGGCGAAGACCGCGGCGCGCGACACCTCACTGATCCAGCTGCTCGAGGCGGATCAGGCGACGTCGCCGGTGGCGAAGCGCATGCGTCGCGACTGGCTGCTCGAATCGGGTGCGGAGCTCGCGCCCGAGGAACTGATCATCGCGGACGTCGCTCCGGTGCAGACGCCCGTCGTCTCCGCGGCGATCGCCGAGCGCCAGGTCACGCCGCCGTCCGTCGAGGCGCGCCAGCTCGCCAACCCGTTCCTGGTGCCCGACCTCACGCCTCGCGCGGCCACCACGCCCCGCCGTCGTCTGGACGGCTGGGAGCTCATGGGCCCGCTGTACAAGTCGTTCGAGACGGGAGCCGGGGGAGGGGCGGCCAGCATGGATCTGCCTCCCGCGCCCGAGTACGACCACCTCTCGCCCAAGGGGCTCGAGATCATGGTGCACCAGTCCCGGTTCCTCGAGGCCGTGCGAGAGGGCCATCGGAGCTTCCTGCTCGCCGATGAGCCCGGCCTGGGCAAGACCGCGCAGTCGGTGCTGGCCGCCTCCGTCGCCGGGGCCTACCCGCTGCTGGTCGTCGTGCCCAACGTCGTGAAGATGAACTGGGCCCGCGAGGTCGAGCGGTGGACGCCGCAGCGGCGCGCGACGGTGATCCAGGGCGACGGAGCGGACATCGACGCCTTCGCCGACATCTTCATCGTGAACTATGAGATCCTCGACCGGCACATGTCGTGGCTCGCCTCGATCGGACTGCGGGGCATGGTCGTCGACGAAGCGCACTTCATCAAGAACCTCAGCTCGCAGCGTTCGCAGAACGTGCTGTCGCTCGCCAACCGGGTGCGCGAGCGCACCCCGGGCGGAAAGCCGCTCATGCTGGCGCTCACCGGAACCCCGCTCATCAACGACGTCGAGGACTTCGACGCGATCTGGCGCTTCCTCGGCTGGACCACGGGCGAGAAGCCCGGACCGGAGCTGATGGAGAAGCTCGACGCGACCGGGTTCACGCCGGCCGACAAGGCCTTCTATCCCGAGGCGCGTGAAGCGGTGATCTCGATGGGGATCGTCCGTCGGAAGAAAAAGGACGTCGCCGCCGATCTGCCGGACAAGCTCATCGCCGATCTGCCCGTGCAGCTCGACGACGAGTTCGGGCGCAGCATCCGCCAGGCGGAGCGCGAGCTGGGCGAGCGGCTCGCCGCGCGCTACCGTCGCATCCTCGAGGCCCGCGGCGACCGCGGGCTCGCGCCGGGGGAGATCGACGACGACATCGTGCGTCTCGTCTCGCAGAACGAACTCGAGGAGTCCAAGGCCGCGGGAACCGGGGGCGACAACGTCTTCACCATGGTCCGCCGGATCGGACAGGCCAAGGCGCATCTCGCCGCGGACTACGCCGCTCAGCTGCAGCGCTCCGTAGGCAAGGTCGTGTTCTTCGCGAAGCACATCGACGTGATGGATCAGGCGGAGGCGCACTTCGCGTCTGTCGGGATCCGTGCGGTGTCGATCCGTGGAGATCAGACCACGACGACGCGCCAGCAGGCGATCGACGACTTCAACGGCGATCCGGGAGTCGGCATCGCCGTCTGCTCGCTCACCGCGGCGGGTGTGGGCCTCAACCTGCAGGCCGCATCGAACGTCGTGCTCGCGGAGCTCTCGTGGACGGCCGCCGAGCAGACGCAGGCGATCGACCGCGTGCACCGAATCGGTCAGGACGAGCCGGTGACCGCCTGGCGGATCATCGCGGCGCACACGATCGACGCGAAGATCGCGGAGCTCATCGACCAGAAGCAGGGGCTCGCCGCCCGTGCACTCGATGGCGAGGCCATGGACCAGGCTGCGGCAGAGCCCGTGCAGCTCGGTGCGCTCATGCACCTGCTCCGGGAGACGCTCGCCACCTCCTGA
- a CDS encoding metallophosphoesterase, with protein sequence MSAHSESEHVFGRHQPASHVIIHVSDPHFLAEGARLGGRYDVESNFARTLEAVRAVHPHPTAIVVTGDLADLGEPDAYRRLRAAVEPVAEELGTTVVWVAGNHDERPALREGLLDLEPTSDPVTGVWDLDGLRLIALDTSVPGWHHGDLDEGQLSWLREILREPAPHGTLLAMHHPPLPSHLPLFDILELRHQDELAEAIRGSDVRGILAGHLHYSAHGTFAGVPVSVSSATCYTMNVARPAADVNGMDAAQAFQIVHVRADTITHTVVPVVDAPTGDVFSQAWVERMAALSPEERLEVFSRKR encoded by the coding sequence ATGTCAGCGCATTCCGAGAGCGAGCACGTCTTCGGTCGCCACCAGCCCGCGTCCCACGTGATCATCCACGTGAGCGATCCGCACTTCCTCGCCGAGGGTGCGCGACTGGGCGGGCGGTACGACGTCGAGTCGAACTTCGCCCGGACGCTCGAGGCCGTCCGCGCCGTGCATCCGCACCCCACGGCGATCGTCGTCACCGGCGATCTCGCCGATCTCGGCGAGCCGGATGCCTATCGTCGGCTCCGTGCGGCGGTCGAGCCGGTGGCCGAGGAGCTGGGCACCACCGTGGTGTGGGTGGCCGGAAACCACGATGAGCGCCCGGCGCTGCGCGAGGGACTGCTGGATCTGGAGCCGACCTCGGATCCGGTGACGGGCGTCTGGGATCTCGACGGACTGCGGCTCATCGCCCTCGACACGAGTGTTCCGGGCTGGCATCACGGCGATCTCGACGAGGGCCAGCTGTCGTGGCTGCGGGAGATACTGCGTGAGCCGGCCCCGCACGGCACACTGCTCGCGATGCATCACCCGCCGCTGCCGAGTCACCTGCCGCTGTTCGACATCCTCGAGCTTCGTCATCAGGACGAGCTGGCCGAGGCGATCCGGGGGAGCGACGTGCGCGGGATCCTCGCCGGGCACCTGCACTATTCCGCACACGGGACGTTCGCGGGTGTGCCCGTCAGCGTCTCGTCGGCCACCTGCTACACCATGAACGTCGCGCGTCCCGCGGCCGACGTCAACGGCATGGATGCGGCGCAGGCGTTCCAGATCGTGCATGTGCGCGCCGACACGATCACGCACACCGTGGTGCCGGTCGTCGACGCGCCGACCGGAGACGTGTTCTCGCAGGCCTGGGTCGAGCGCATGGCCGCGCTCAGCCCCGAGGAGCGGCTCGAGGTCTTCTCGCGGAAACGCTGA
- a CDS encoding TetR/AcrR family transcriptional regulator, protein MAKNEARRRLIADAGLTILATEGSRGLTHRGVDVVAGLPVGTTSNYFRSRDALIEGLVDRIGERLAPSEDDLARRASATPSAELFADYLRDIVRRLSDDRDVTVALFELRLESSRRPEVAALLGAWQRAGFEADVAFNASASLPGGRHEIALFHYAIDGLLLDRLTTPIDPDTSTDEIIDRLVAGLLR, encoded by the coding sequence ATGGCGAAGAACGAGGCACGCAGGCGGCTCATCGCGGACGCGGGATTGACGATCCTCGCGACGGAGGGCTCGCGCGGACTCACCCATCGCGGGGTCGACGTGGTCGCAGGACTCCCGGTCGGCACGACGTCGAACTACTTCCGCAGTCGTGATGCCCTCATCGAGGGACTGGTCGATCGGATCGGGGAGCGTCTGGCGCCGAGCGAAGACGACCTGGCGCGTCGGGCGTCGGCGACCCCGAGCGCCGAGCTGTTCGCCGACTACCTGCGTGACATCGTCAGACGACTCAGCGATGACCGCGACGTGACGGTGGCACTGTTCGAGTTGAGGCTCGAGAGCAGCCGACGCCCCGAGGTCGCCGCGCTGCTCGGTGCCTGGCAGCGGGCGGGGTTCGAGGCCGACGTCGCCTTCAACGCCTCCGCCTCTCTGCCCGGCGGACGGCATGAGATCGCGCTGTTCCACTACGCCATCGACGGTCTCCTGCTCGACCGGCTGACCACGCCCATCGACCCCGACACCTCGACCGACGAGATCATCGACCGACTCGTGGCGGGGCTGCTGCGCTGA
- a CDS encoding S9 family peptidase codes for MTDAPIADRRSTLRTHHGDTFDDPYEWLRAKDSPEVIAHLEAENAYTDAELDHLAPLRETLFQEIKGRVQETDLSVPTRRGDWWYYSRTEEGAQYGIHCRTAAAEGDWTPPVLEPGVPVPGETVLLDGNVEAEGHEFFSLGAFDTSDDATKMLWATDFEGDELYTVHVRDLVTGETLADEIPDTGGAFFTPDGTGILYTTRDDAWRPDTLWLHRLGTPVTDDVKLFHEPDEKYWLGAGITRSRKYLVIAVGSSITSEEYLVDLSGDLTAAPQIVWPRREGVEYSLEHAVVDGEDRLYILHNDGALDFELVSVTAADPLGERRVVLAHEPGRRLLGMDAFRDFATVEYRSEGLERVGLLDYATDDVEDVVFDEPLYSAGVSGNPEWHSPFLRLGYTSFVTPGTVYELDLATRELELRKQVSVLGGYDPLDYGQERAWATASDGTRVPISLVWKRSFGTPGAEPRPVHLYGYGSYEHSIDPGFSVARLSELDRGIVFAVAHVRGGGEMGRQWYEDGKLLNKRNTFTDFVACARHLVDEGITSAETLVAEGGSAGGLLMGAITNLAPELFAGVLAAVPFVDALTTILDPSLPLTVIEWDEWGDPLHGADVYEYMKSYSPYENVRDGVAYPRILAVTSLNDTRVLYVEPAKWIAALRVAGAADALLKCEMVAGHGGVSGRYNSWRERAFELAWILDTVGLARE; via the coding sequence GTGACTGATGCTCCGATCGCAGACCGCCGCTCGACCCTCCGCACTCACCACGGCGACACGTTCGACGATCCGTACGAGTGGCTTCGCGCGAAGGACTCCCCCGAGGTGATCGCGCACCTCGAGGCCGAGAACGCGTACACCGACGCCGAACTCGATCACCTGGCTCCGCTGCGGGAGACGCTGTTCCAGGAGATCAAGGGACGCGTTCAGGAGACGGACCTCTCGGTCCCCACCCGCCGCGGCGACTGGTGGTACTACAGCCGCACCGAGGAGGGCGCCCAGTACGGCATCCACTGCCGCACCGCCGCGGCCGAGGGAGACTGGACTCCTCCTGTCCTCGAACCCGGCGTCCCGGTCCCGGGAGAGACGGTGCTGCTCGACGGCAACGTCGAGGCAGAGGGACACGAGTTCTTCTCGCTCGGCGCCTTCGACACCTCGGACGATGCCACGAAGATGCTCTGGGCCACCGACTTCGAGGGTGACGAGCTGTACACGGTGCACGTTCGAGACCTCGTGACCGGCGAGACCCTCGCCGACGAGATCCCCGACACCGGCGGCGCGTTCTTCACCCCCGACGGCACCGGCATCCTCTACACGACGCGCGACGACGCCTGGCGTCCCGACACCCTCTGGCTGCACCGCCTCGGCACCCCCGTGACGGATGACGTGAAGCTCTTCCACGAGCCCGACGAGAAGTACTGGCTCGGCGCGGGCATCACGCGCAGCCGGAAGTACCTCGTGATCGCCGTCGGCTCCAGCATCACGAGCGAGGAGTACCTCGTCGACCTGTCCGGTGACCTGACCGCGGCGCCGCAGATCGTGTGGCCGCGTCGCGAGGGCGTCGAATACTCGCTCGAGCACGCCGTGGTCGACGGCGAGGACCGGCTCTACATCCTGCACAACGACGGCGCTCTGGACTTCGAGCTCGTCTCGGTGACCGCCGCCGACCCTCTCGGCGAACGGCGTGTGGTGCTCGCGCACGAGCCGGGCCGGCGACTGCTCGGCATGGACGCGTTCCGCGACTTCGCGACCGTGGAGTACCGCAGCGAGGGACTGGAGCGCGTCGGACTCCTCGACTACGCGACGGATGACGTGGAGGACGTCGTCTTCGACGAGCCACTGTACTCGGCGGGAGTCAGCGGCAACCCCGAGTGGCACTCGCCGTTCCTCCGGCTCGGGTACACCTCGTTCGTCACTCCCGGGACGGTCTACGAGCTCGACCTCGCCACCCGTGAGCTCGAGCTGCGCAAGCAGGTGTCGGTGCTGGGCGGCTACGACCCGCTCGACTACGGCCAGGAGCGCGCCTGGGCGACGGCATCCGACGGCACGAGAGTGCCGATCTCACTCGTCTGGAAGCGCTCGTTCGGCACCCCCGGAGCCGAGCCTCGCCCCGTGCACCTCTACGGCTACGGGTCGTACGAGCACTCGATCGACCCGGGCTTCTCGGTCGCACGCCTCTCGGAGCTCGACCGCGGCATCGTCTTCGCCGTCGCGCACGTCCGCGGCGGGGGTGAAATGGGGCGCCAGTGGTACGAGGACGGCAAACTGCTGAACAAGCGCAATACGTTCACCGATTTCGTGGCGTGCGCCAGGCACCTCGTCGACGAGGGGATCACCTCCGCCGAGACGCTGGTCGCCGAGGGCGGCAGCGCGGGTGGACTGCTGATGGGGGCGATCACCAACCTCGCTCCCGAGCTCTTCGCCGGAGTGCTGGCGGCTGTTCCCTTCGTGGACGCCCTCACCACGATCCTCGATCCGTCGCTCCCCCTGACCGTCATCGAATGGGACGAGTGGGGAGACCCGCTGCACGGGGCCGACGTGTACGAGTACATGAAGTCGTACTCGCCCTACGAGAACGTCCGTGACGGCGTCGCCTACCCCCGCATCCTCGCGGTGACCTCACTCAACGACACGCGCGTGCTCTACGTGGAGCCGGCGAAGTGGATCGCCGCGCTGCGCGTCGCCGGTGCCGCGGACGCGCTGCTCAAGTGCGAGATGGTCGCCGGGCACGGCGGCGTCAGCGGGCGCTACAACTCGTGGCGGGAGCGCGCGTTCGAGCTGGCCTGGATCCTCGACACGGTGGGGCTCGCCCGGGAGTGA
- a CDS encoding aspartate ammonia-lyase → MASAAPTRTRTETDSLGSMEIPADAYWGIHTARADANFPITKRPISVYPDLVVALAMVKQASARANRQIGVLDAERADLIDRAAQRVIDGEFHDQFTVGVIQGGAGTSTNMNANEVITNIALELAGREKGDYAFLSPIDHTNRSQSTNDVYPTAVKIGLSLTLRSLLEELDLLRISFLNKSREFHDVLKVGRTQLQDAVPMTLGQEFHGFASTLGYDHTRLTENASLMFEINMGATAIGTGITTHADYAPAVLKHLREITTLDLVTSADLVEATSDTGSFMSFSSTLKRNAMKLSKICNDLRLLSSGPQAGFGEINLPAMQAGSSIMPGKVNPVIPEVVNQVAFAVAGADMTVTMAAEAGQLQLNAFEPVIAHSIFQSITWMRQAMWTLRVNCVDGITANRDRLGAMVGASVGVITALTPFIGYAAAAALAKTALLTNRNVADLVVEAGLMSRDEVIKQLSPARLSGLEAITAAIPIIASEDLIEI, encoded by the coding sequence ATGGCTTCTGCCGCGCCTACCCGTACCCGCACCGAGACCGATTCGCTCGGGAGCATGGAGATTCCCGCCGACGCGTACTGGGGGATCCACACCGCTCGCGCCGATGCGAACTTCCCGATCACCAAGCGTCCGATCTCGGTCTACCCCGATCTGGTGGTCGCTCTCGCGATGGTCAAGCAGGCGAGCGCCCGTGCGAACCGACAGATCGGCGTCCTCGATGCCGAGCGTGCCGATCTGATCGATCGTGCGGCACAGCGGGTCATCGACGGCGAGTTCCACGACCAGTTCACGGTGGGCGTCATCCAGGGTGGCGCCGGCACCTCGACGAACATGAACGCGAACGAGGTCATCACCAACATCGCGCTCGAGCTCGCGGGTCGCGAGAAGGGCGACTACGCGTTCCTGTCGCCCATCGATCACACCAACCGCAGCCAGTCCACCAACGACGTCTACCCCACCGCGGTGAAGATCGGCCTCTCGCTCACGCTGCGCTCGCTGCTCGAGGAACTCGATCTCCTGCGGATCTCCTTCCTCAACAAGTCCCGCGAGTTCCACGACGTGTTGAAGGTCGGTCGCACGCAGCTGCAGGATGCCGTGCCGATGACCCTCGGCCAGGAGTTCCACGGCTTCGCCTCGACGCTCGGCTACGACCACACGCGTCTGACCGAGAACGCGTCGCTGATGTTCGAGATCAACATGGGCGCGACGGCGATCGGTACGGGAATCACCACACACGCCGACTACGCGCCCGCCGTGCTCAAGCACCTGCGCGAGATCACCACTCTCGACCTCGTGACCTCTGCCGACCTCGTCGAGGCCACCAGCGACACCGGCTCGTTCATGTCGTTCTCGTCGACCCTGAAGCGCAACGCGATGAAGCTGTCGAAGATCTGCAACGATCTGCGTCTGCTGTCGTCGGGGCCGCAGGCCGGATTCGGCGAGATCAACCTCCCGGCGATGCAGGCCGGCTCCAGCATCATGCCGGGCAAGGTCAACCCGGTGATCCCCGAGGTCGTCAACCAGGTCGCCTTCGCCGTCGCGGGTGCCGACATGACCGTGACGATGGCGGCCGAGGCAGGTCAGCTGCAGCTGAACGCCTTCGAGCCGGTGATCGCGCACTCGATCTTCCAGTCGATCACCTGGATGCGTCAGGCCATGTGGACGCTTCGGGTGAACTGCGTCGACGGGATCACCGCGAACCGTGACCGTCTCGGCGCCATGGTCGGCGCATCCGTCGGCGTCATCACCGCACTCACCCCGTTCATCGGCTACGCGGCGGCTGCCGCCCTCGCGAAGACCGCTCTCCTCACGAACCGCAACGTCGCGGATCTGGTCGTCGAGGCCGGACTCATGTCTCGCGACGAGGTCATCAAGCAGCTGTCGCCTGCGCGTCTGTCGGGTCTCGAGGCGATCACCGCCGCGATCCCGATCATCGCCTCCGAGGATCTGATCGAGATCTGA
- a CDS encoding inorganic phosphate transporter, whose protein sequence is METAALIVVLVILLALFFDFTNGFHDTANAMATPIATGALKPKTAVLLAAVLNLVGAFLSTEVSKTVSHGIIREDTIQGDAFLPMIFAGLIGAITWNMLTWLLGLPSSSSHALFGGLIGATLVGVGVGGIDFGMVLSKIILPALIAPLTAGIIAFAATKLAYSITRRYDGKPDGRDGFRWGQIFTSSLVALAHGTNDAQKTMGVITLALITVGWQSSSQADPHLWVIIACAVTIALGTYLGGWRIIRTLGKGLTEVKPAQGFSAESSTAATILASSAFGFALSTTQVASGSVIGSGLGRRGSTVRWRTAGRIAIGWLLTLPAAGAVGALAALLITWLGTWGIAIDAVLALVVIIGLFLRSRKDAVTPANAMSDVAESGLAIEHPDMPPPTRRQQRAIEAKAEAKARADAREKAKAKAKAAAKEKAAAKAAKRGPSTGAAPRIDNAGTTDSEEAK, encoded by the coding sequence GTGGAAACCGCAGCCCTCATCGTCGTGCTGGTGATCCTGCTGGCACTCTTCTTCGACTTCACCAACGGGTTCCACGACACCGCGAACGCGATGGCCACGCCCATCGCGACCGGCGCCCTCAAGCCCAAGACCGCGGTCCTCCTCGCGGCCGTGCTCAATCTCGTCGGAGCCTTCCTCTCGACGGAGGTCTCGAAGACCGTCTCGCACGGCATCATCCGGGAGGACACGATCCAGGGCGATGCGTTCCTGCCCATGATCTTCGCCGGGCTGATCGGCGCGATCACCTGGAACATGCTGACCTGGCTGCTCGGCCTGCCCTCGAGCTCCTCGCACGCGCTTTTCGGCGGACTGATCGGCGCGACGCTGGTCGGCGTCGGCGTGGGAGGAATCGACTTCGGCATGGTGCTGTCGAAGATCATCCTCCCGGCTTTGATCGCCCCGCTGACCGCCGGCATCATCGCCTTCGCGGCCACCAAGCTCGCCTACTCGATCACCCGGCGCTACGACGGCAAGCCCGACGGACGCGACGGCTTCCGGTGGGGACAGATCTTCACGTCGTCGCTCGTCGCCCTCGCGCACGGCACGAACGACGCGCAGAAGACCATGGGTGTCATCACGCTCGCGCTGATCACCGTCGGCTGGCAGAGCAGCTCGCAGGCGGATCCGCACCTGTGGGTCATCATCGCCTGCGCCGTCACGATCGCCCTCGGCACGTACCTCGGCGGATGGCGCATCATCCGCACACTCGGCAAGGGGCTCACCGAGGTCAAGCCGGCGCAGGGGTTCTCGGCCGAGAGCTCCACCGCCGCGACGATCCTCGCCTCCAGCGCGTTCGGCTTCGCGCTGTCGACCACTCAGGTCGCCTCGGGCTCGGTCATCGGCTCCGGCCTCGGCCGTCGCGGTTCGACCGTGCGCTGGCGGACAGCCGGGCGCATCGCGATCGGATGGCTGCTCACGCTTCCCGCCGCCGGCGCGGTCGGCGCTCTCGCGGCGCTGTTGATCACCTGGCTCGGCACCTGGGGCATCGCGATCGATGCGGTGCTCGCCCTCGTGGTCATCATCGGACTGTTCCTGCGTTCGCGCAAGGACGCCGTGACGCCCGCGAACGCGATGAGCGACGTGGCGGAATCCGGTCTCGCCATCGAGCACCCGGACATGCCGCCGCCCACCCGCCGTCAGCAGCGGGCGATCGAGGCGAAGGCCGAGGCCAAGGCGCGCGCCGACGCGCGGGAGAAGGCCAAGGCGAAGGCCAAGGCCGCGGCCAAGGAGAAGGCCGCGGCCAAAGCTGCCAAGCGCGGACCGAGCACCGGTGCCGCGCCCAGGATCGACAATGCCGGGACGACGGACAGCGAGGAGGCGAAGTGA
- a CDS encoding fumarylacetoacetate hydrolase family protein, producing MRFAHLRRADSSTVHLAVVEGADAILVSDLLTDPPATLQQLIEGGEPVLAALRSAVADGEAPRHPLDGWDYASAVIAPPAVLAVGLNYAAHSSELGLKTDAAPTVFTLWPNSLTGHEQTTSWPRALSEAVDYEAELGVLIGTPAKDVAEAEALSHVWGYTVVNDITARNVQFSEAQWSRCKSFDGFTPTGPFAVTADEIADPQDLHIWAVVDGQTVQDASTDQMVRSVAKLIAHLSQSLTLLPGTLISTGSPGGAGYSRDPQIFLRDRSTVTVGIDGIGELTTHCRVQD from the coding sequence ATGCGGTTCGCTCATCTGCGCCGTGCCGACTCCTCGACTGTGCATCTCGCAGTGGTGGAGGGGGCCGACGCCATCCTCGTCTCCGATCTCCTCACCGACCCTCCTGCGACTCTGCAGCAGCTGATCGAGGGCGGTGAGCCGGTTCTCGCCGCGCTGCGCTCGGCGGTCGCCGACGGCGAGGCGCCCCGGCATCCGCTCGACGGCTGGGACTACGCATCCGCCGTCATCGCTCCCCCGGCGGTGCTCGCCGTGGGACTCAACTACGCCGCGCACTCCAGCGAACTCGGTCTGAAGACCGACGCGGCGCCGACGGTGTTCACGCTGTGGCCGAACTCGCTCACCGGCCATGAGCAGACCACCTCCTGGCCGCGCGCGCTGAGCGAGGCCGTCGACTACGAGGCCGAGCTCGGGGTGCTCATCGGCACCCCGGCGAAGGACGTCGCAGAGGCCGAGGCCCTGTCGCACGTATGGGGCTACACCGTCGTCAACGACATCACGGCGCGCAACGTGCAGTTCTCCGAGGCGCAGTGGTCGCGCTGCAAGTCGTTCGACGGCTTCACCCCGACCGGCCCCTTCGCCGTCACGGCCGATGAGATCGCGGATCCTCAGGACCTCCACATCTGGGCCGTCGTCGACGGGCAGACCGTGCAGGACGCCAGCACCGACCAGATGGTGCGGTCCGTCGCGAAGCTCATCGCGCACCTCTCGCAGTCGCTGACCCTGCTGCCGGGAACCCTCATCTCCACCGGCAGCCCCGGCGGTGCGGGCTACTCCCGCGATCCGCAGATCTTCCTCCGCGACCGTTCCACCGTCACCGTCGGCATCGACGGCATCGGCGAACTCACGACCCACTGCCGCGTGCAGGACTGA